In the Candidatus Sericytochromatia bacterium genome, one interval contains:
- a CDS encoding DUF3370 family protein encodes MSLRINGSNGPQPSQRPQAAPGPEASSQPARAGDSLQLTTGLNGVLPLPGGLDQVPVLNSNHPEIIVGPGIAVSTLPGGGPHLDYAFRGPFEVFTHHQNRSTQNLFQALVLHNPGKEPVTVKVGPSAASFTDAAPYRDHGPAPVPDPWGWRSSGPGDVTASKFLRGERAILPETITLKPGETRVVHTQIIPPKNEATGQFRFSADGPVHGAVVIEDKVPTNANVKARLEAGKLLQRNPDDKIPTPPGAPGQLIFGRVAGVQTGAAWRATATNDEAGKAFRVTEEAQSRSYLIVGKRSNTLGTGQDHAAPLARRYDDTAYAAHGNYGVTYEVDLPLRNDAKTDREIRLHFDSPGTPLPLSRVFRGPIAVDVTDAQGRTKTHIVHVSQKAGEMGEVPLFSLKLKPGEARAVKVRLVYPANSTPPHALRIETGTETPMVQRVFDTFRSWFGQ; translated from the coding sequence ATGTCGCTGCGAATCAACGGCTCGAACGGTCCGCAACCCAGTCAGCGTCCCCAGGCAGCCCCTGGCCCGGAGGCGTCGAGTCAACCTGCGCGGGCGGGTGACTCGCTTCAGCTCACCACGGGCCTGAACGGCGTGCTGCCCCTGCCCGGGGGCCTCGACCAGGTGCCCGTGCTGAACTCGAATCATCCCGAAATCATCGTGGGGCCCGGGATCGCCGTTTCCACGCTCCCCGGTGGCGGCCCTCATCTCGACTACGCCTTCCGCGGCCCCTTCGAAGTGTTCACGCATCACCAGAACCGCTCGACCCAGAACCTGTTCCAGGCCCTGGTGCTGCACAACCCGGGCAAGGAACCCGTCACGGTCAAGGTCGGTCCGTCGGCCGCGTCGTTCACCGATGCGGCGCCCTACCGCGACCACGGGCCGGCGCCCGTGCCCGATCCCTGGGGCTGGCGCTCCAGCGGCCCCGGAGACGTGACGGCCAGCAAGTTCCTGCGCGGGGAGCGGGCCATCCTGCCCGAGACGATCACCTTGAAACCCGGCGAAACCCGCGTCGTGCACACCCAGATCATTCCGCCCAAGAACGAGGCCACCGGACAGTTCCGTTTCAGCGCCGACGGTCCCGTCCATGGCGCCGTGGTGATCGAAGACAAGGTGCCCACCAACGCCAACGTGAAGGCGCGCCTGGAGGCCGGCAAGCTGCTCCAGCGCAACCCCGACGACAAGATCCCCACGCCGCCTGGCGCCCCTGGCCAGCTGATCTTCGGACGCGTGGCCGGCGTGCAGACCGGTGCGGCCTGGCGGGCCACGGCCACCAACGACGAGGCCGGCAAGGCCTTCCGCGTCACGGAGGAGGCCCAGAGCCGCAGCTACCTGATCGTCGGCAAGCGGAGCAACACGCTCGGCACAGGGCAGGACCACGCCGCCCCGCTGGCCCGCCGCTACGACGACACGGCCTATGCGGCCCACGGCAACTACGGCGTCACCTACGAGGTGGACCTGCCCCTGCGCAACGACGCCAAAACCGACCGTGAGATCCGCCTGCACTTCGACTCGCCCGGGACGCCGTTGCCACTCAGCCGGGTCTTCCGCGGGCCGATCGCGGTCGACGTGACCGACGCGCAGGGACGCACCAAGACCCACATCGTGCATGTCAGCCAGAAAGCAGGGGAAATGGGCGAGGTGCCCCTGTTCAGCCTGAAGCTGAAGCCCGGCGAGGCCCGTGCCGTCAAGGTGCGCCTGGTCTACCCGGCCAACTCCACGCCCCCGCATGCCCTGCGCATCGAGACCGGCACGGAAACCCCCATGGTGCAGCGCGTGTTCGACACCTTCCGCTCGTGGTTCGGTCAGTGA
- a CDS encoding TIM-barrel domain-containing protein, producing MKQIVCGFAIGVGVWGVACPAEAAIVSWSRMTPNGYRLLVDASGAWAISAPGGKRLLSSSEAPWQVGFGRTQATHFFGTFRFAVPEPRWQALPAGPVRLERTRDGALRVQLGAPDQPGAVRLRFQASGPSGFRIEADACDARATRLQARLRRDPALPLYGFGARTNACTQAGRLVENWVQEGGNGKSERPFFGVSNFPTASHVPVPFCLSPAGFGLAIDGAERSVWDVGTQRAEQLGAEIDSGHLALTIDVAPEPAQVLAAYTARVGRPHMPPEWAFAPTEWGKGGSQAVREKARLLRQHGVPASALWFEDWVGLETGPLPGLTHLPWGRWVPDERHYSELASLNRELETAGFKSLGYFNPFLSQADPHAQLPLNSGYALRDPEGRPQFSLGPYGWLGHLDPTHAGARQWAFDRLTDFARQGFDGAMVDFGEWVPPDARFADGSTGWAQHNRYPDLWAALHRSFWERARPDGDFLFYTRAGWTAAARQATYMWAGDQNTDWGEDDGFPTALRAILSAGLSGIPLMTHDVAGFATLGERGVTKELYSRWVAFGAFSTFMRSHSGQKPSRNWHIFSDAETTALHRRYARAHMDLLPYRQAVVRQAVETGLPAMRHLMLAFPEDRTARGIDDAYMLGPDLLVAPIFTEGARERQVWLPEGSWYDWWSGRRVSGGQWLRVPAPLDALPVFARAGAILPLLPPGIMTTLPSADPAVPGREAYANQRVLRVFAGPSQSFALADGVTVTSRTPRSRAEQPLVPLRAFVQGRRVALLRVGSERLVRFTARAGQPVYVRFETEAGPWTLHWRERKDHDRQVTLRLVT from the coding sequence GTGAAGCAAATCGTGTGCGGGTTCGCGATCGGGGTCGGCGTGTGGGGAGTGGCCTGCCCGGCCGAGGCGGCCATCGTGTCGTGGTCGCGAATGACGCCCAACGGCTACCGTCTCCTTGTCGATGCCAGTGGGGCCTGGGCCATCTCGGCACCGGGGGGCAAGCGCCTGCTGTCGTCCTCGGAGGCGCCCTGGCAGGTGGGCTTCGGCCGCACCCAGGCGACTCATTTTTTCGGCACCTTTCGTTTCGCCGTGCCCGAGCCGCGCTGGCAGGCGCTGCCCGCGGGGCCGGTCCGGCTGGAGCGCACCCGCGATGGCGCGCTGCGCGTTCAGCTGGGTGCCCCTGATCAGCCGGGGGCCGTGCGCCTGCGCTTCCAGGCGTCGGGCCCATCGGGTTTTCGCATCGAAGCTGACGCCTGTGATGCCCGGGCCACCCGCCTGCAGGCCCGCCTGCGCCGGGACCCCGCGCTGCCCCTGTATGGTTTCGGCGCCCGCACCAACGCCTGCACGCAGGCCGGGCGCCTGGTCGAAAACTGGGTGCAGGAGGGCGGCAACGGCAAGTCCGAGCGCCCCTTCTTCGGCGTGTCGAACTTTCCGACGGCCTCGCACGTGCCGGTGCCGTTCTGCCTGAGTCCGGCCGGTTTCGGTCTGGCGATCGACGGGGCCGAGCGCTCGGTGTGGGATGTCGGGACGCAACGCGCCGAGCAGCTCGGAGCGGAGATCGACAGCGGTCATCTGGCCCTCACGATCGACGTGGCACCTGAGCCGGCCCAGGTGCTGGCCGCCTACACGGCCCGGGTCGGGCGCCCCCACATGCCTCCGGAATGGGCCTTTGCGCCGACCGAATGGGGCAAGGGCGGCAGCCAGGCGGTGCGCGAGAAGGCCCGCTTGCTGCGCCAGCACGGCGTACCGGCCTCCGCCCTCTGGTTCGAAGATTGGGTGGGCCTGGAAACGGGCCCGCTGCCAGGCTTGACCCATCTGCCCTGGGGGCGCTGGGTGCCCGATGAACGCCACTATTCCGAACTGGCGTCGCTGAACCGGGAGCTGGAGACGGCCGGCTTCAAGTCGCTGGGTTATTTCAATCCGTTTCTCTCGCAGGCCGACCCGCATGCCCAGCTGCCCTTGAATTCCGGCTATGCCCTGCGCGATCCGGAGGGCCGGCCGCAGTTTTCCCTGGGCCCCTATGGCTGGCTGGGACACCTCGACCCGACCCACGCGGGCGCGCGCCAGTGGGCCTTTGACCGCCTGACGGATTTCGCACGGCAGGGCTTTGACGGCGCGATGGTGGACTTCGGTGAGTGGGTGCCGCCGGATGCGCGCTTTGCCGACGGCTCGACCGGTTGGGCCCAGCACAATCGCTACCCGGATCTCTGGGCTGCGCTGCATCGCAGCTTCTGGGAGCGGGCCCGGCCCGATGGCGACTTCCTCTTTTACACCCGGGCCGGCTGGACCGCGGCGGCGCGCCAGGCCACCTACATGTGGGCCGGCGATCAGAACACCGACTGGGGCGAGGACGACGGCTTTCCCACCGCCTTGCGTGCCATTCTCTCGGCCGGGCTGTCGGGCATTCCCCTCATGACCCACGACGTGGCCGGCTTCGCGACCCTGGGAGAACGCGGCGTCACCAAGGAGCTGTACAGTCGTTGGGTGGCTTTTGGCGCCTTCAGCACCTTCATGCGCAGCCACAGCGGGCAGAAGCCGAGTCGCAACTGGCACATCTTTTCCGACGCCGAGACGACGGCCCTGCACCGTCGATATGCGCGGGCCCACATGGACCTGTTGCCCTACCGGCAGGCCGTCGTCCGGCAGGCCGTCGAGACGGGCCTGCCGGCCATGCGGCATCTGATGCTGGCCTTTCCCGAAGACCGCACGGCCCGCGGCATCGACGACGCCTACATGCTGGGCCCGGACCTGCTGGTTGCACCGATTTTCACCGAAGGTGCCCGCGAGCGACAGGTCTGGCTGCCCGAGGGCAGCTGGTATGACTGGTGGAGCGGGCGTCGGGTCAGCGGGGGGCAGTGGCTGCGAGTGCCGGCGCCGCTGGATGCCCTGCCCGTTTTCGCCCGCGCGGGGGCCATTTTGCCCCTGCTGCCACCCGGCATCATGACCACCTTGCCATCTGCCGATCCCGCCGTTCCCGGGCGCGAGGCCTATGCCAACCAGCGTGTGCTGCGCGTCTTCGCCGGGCCAAGCCAGTCCTTCGCGCTGGCGGACGGGGTGACGGTGACCAGTCGTACGCCGCGCAGCCGTGCCGAGCAGCCCCTCGTGCCCTTGCGGGCGTTCGTGCAGGGTCGCCGCGTGGCCCTGCTGCGCGTGGGTTCCGAACGCCTGGTGCGCTTCACCGCACGGGCCGGACAGCCGGTCTACGTGCGTTTTGAGACTGAAGCAGGCCCCTGGACGCTCCACTGGCGTGAACGCAAGGACCACGATCGCCAGGTCACGCTGCGCCTCGTCACCTGA